ATACCTTGTAAAGAACTGTCAGGTAAGTAACTGAATCAGTTAGTAATTAGAACCAGGAACTATCATCGTAGATGTTCCCAGTCTTTAATCAGTGGATCTTGTCCGAATGAAATCACTCATGATGCACATTCCCATTTTCGCACAACAGCGGTGAATCAGTGACGTATGTGCGTTCCTGAAAGAACCCCATTGATATTAGTTAACAGCCACATTGCATAAATAGCCCCATAATGTAGAATACACCAGCAAGGGCGAGGCTACCAATAAAAGAAAAAGCCCGAGCCTACACGTTGCATATTTGCTAGAAAGGGTGGAAAACCCCATAGTAATATCGAAATATCCAGCTTTGCAGCCAATCGGGCTTACACGAAATTAACTGGCTTGCTACATCTGAATAGCACCGGAAGTACAATACACACACTGTAATTGATAGTGGAGTATGCCCAACATAACTGAAATCTTATAACCTTTAGGAACTTGGCACCACTGACCCCGACTGAATTGTCAAAATCACAATGCATTAAACTtgaaacaatgaacaagacTGACAAAACAGAGAGCATTCAGCTACATCATGTTGAGGTCACATATTCCAAACACAGAAATATGGACATAGTTGCATATTTCAGTATCATGTTCCATAGGCTATGCCTCATGTTCATATTATGGAACAGTTCCAAACCCTATTCCAAGCACAAGCAACACGTGGCAATGAATGCTTTCATGCACTGGCTGTACCAAGTAATaataactgaacatttaaacaaTATACACTTCTAACATTCCAACTTGAAGTGCTGAGCCTGGCAGCTCAACTGGCCAAACCCAGTAATATTATCACTAGCGGTGCTCGTCAGATGAAATAAAGTGACATAATCCAGGTGTGACTGAACCTTGTTTGAACAACAGTTCCTACAAACAGTTACTGATACAACCTAGGTGTGACTGAAGATCGTTGAAACAACAGTCACAAACTGATACAATCTAGGTGCGACTGAACATTGTTGGAATCAGCTGAACAAAAAGGAACATGTTTCATATGTACGCTATGCAGTGTCTGCACTTTTCCTCCACAAAGAACCGCATCGATGGGTTAGCATGGGTTCTAGGTTGTCGCTGGTTTCATCCGTAGCACTCTCTCTACATACAGACTTCACTGTCACCGCAATGTCAGTCTCCTTGTGGTGCTTTATTTGAGTGGTCTTCTTTAAAGCAGAAATTGGAAGAGACAACAGGCTAGCCACAACAAATGTGGCACCTACAAGAGAAGAACACTGGTCGATATATCTTCGAAATGTTCAACGAAGTCGGAACGAGCTTCATAACTCAGCTTCATAGTTCAACATCATAGTTCAACATCATAACTCATCCCACCATTATACCTATTTGAGACTCAGCTGTGCACAGGTAGCCAACAATATAACTCTGGGAGACTCATGTGTGCACAAATAACTGACATCATAGCTCCTGTAGACTTACCTGACTATAAGTAGCTCAATATAGCTATCTCAGCCTCACTTGAACACAAGTAGCCAACAACGGAGTTATCTGATACTCACCTGAGCACAAATAGTCAACAAAAGAGGAATCTGAGACTCACTTGAACACAAGCAGTCAACATAAGAACAATCTGAGACTCACTTGAACACAAGTAGCAAACGACATACCTTCCCGTGACTCACTTGAACATAAGTTGTTAACAACATCGCCATCTGATGCTCATCTGAACACAAGTACTCAGCAAACACAGAGACTTACCTCAACACACGTAGTCAGCAAACACAGAgacttacctcaacacaagtAGTCAGCAAACACAGGGATTTACCTCAACACAAGTAGTCAGCAAACACAGGGATTTACCTCAACACAAGTAGTCAGCAAACACAGAgacttacctcaacacaagtAGTCAGCAAACACAGAgacttacctcaacacaagtAGTCAGCAAACACAGGGATTTACCTCAACACAAGTAGTCAGCAAACACAGGGATTTACCTCAACACAAGTAGTCAGCAAACACAGGGATTTACCTCAACACAAGTAGTCAGCAAACACAGAgacttacctcaacacaagtAGTCAGCAAACACAGGGATTTACCTCAACACAAGTAGTCAGCAAACACAGGGATTTACCTCAACACACGTAGTCAGCAAACACAGAGACTTACTTCAACACAAGTAGTCAGCAAACACAGGAACACAAGTAGTCAGCAAACACAGAgacttacctcaacacaagtAGTCAGCAAACACAGAgacttacctcaacacaagtAGTCAGCAAACACAGAgacttacctcaacacaagtagtcagcaaacacagacacttacCTAAACACAGAAAGGTGACATCATAGCTCCCTGAGACTTCTAGCACCATACCTAGAGAAACAATGATTCAGTATGTCGGACGATATGTTGATAGAAGTTCATCCGAATGTCGCAAACATCATATCTTtaaaaacacttaaaagaaTACAACATTGCATTATGTTCAGAAGTATACCTTTAGCGGGTATATGCAGTTGAATATCAGACACTGAAACCATGCACCATTACGGTGTACACAAGGACAGTTACCCGGCAGACACCAAGAAACAACACACCTGCAAACGGAGGTCCTAGCAGGAGCGATATTCCCACAAATAGATTCTTCGCTCCATATCCAGTTGCCAAACGCTTCACTCCTAGTAAAGTCACGGTGATGGGGTTGAACAGAGCTATTGGCCCTCCGGTATAAATTCCATACAGACAAGAAAATATGACCTGTTGCAGATAAGAACTGGAAAACAACGTGAACACCATGATGGTCACACCAGCTACACCGACTGTGCCCATGTACAGAATGAGGGAGTCAATTGCAGGGTCGTTAGCAGCAAACCCGCCCAATACACGAGCGATCATACTTGATATACCCATGGCTGAAAACAACATGGCCGACCTCTGTGGGCTCGTTCCTTTTGATTCCGCATAATTAGGAAGGTGTATCTGGAAAGCAGATTCTCCCAAACTCCATGCAGCGCTGGATATCGCATACAAAAGGAAACTAACATTGGATAATACTTGTTTGAATTCATTCATTATGCCCTTAAGACGGCCGACAAAGTAGCTTAGTGGGTGGCGATTTGTGTTTTCCCCCTGCTCTAAAACGTTGTCACTTGTTGATGATCTGCGGTTTTCGAATGGCGATGGTCTCATGAGCATTCCACACACACATGAGTTGGCACCAACTCCACCCATTATAAGAAACATTCCACTTAAACCTAACGTGTCCAGCAGAAATCGCACGAGTGGTGCTCCAATCAGCATTCCCCATCCTGCACCGGAAGTTTGAATCCCGGAGGCTAGAGGGCGATACTTGTTGAAATAATGACCGGTGATTACGATGGCTGCTGTCTCCATCAAACTCACACCGAAACCTGAAAAGAAAGTAATAGATCAAGGTGAAAAAACAGTCAATCACATGTTATCGTGACtgctgttacgagagtgtattttctgtaaattgtattatttattaagtaataattattattccgGTGAGTTGACATCATATCTGTGACCCATAAGGCATtattttagatttgactcatttgCACTGTTCATGAAACGTCTCGTGAATCTGTACATTTTTGCCTTCgtttgctgaatacaatattgaaaatttcaaactTGCCAGTGTTATATATTTTGCCGGTTCTgaggttctgaggggatttcttacaccatTTGTGAAATTCATTCCATATGtctgcaattttgcaacaagttaactgtggaaccagcaaaatggtgtttgaaattgagaagtttgtattgtcccctggCCCTGAGACAATCAGTCAGTTGCACAAATCATGATCAGATTTGTTGCAagtttcttcacatctcaaacttgatgccaaacctgcaatgaggaaatttcagactttgaaaattgtgttgagtCACTATATTGATGGGGGAGTTTTTGaacatgatgttttggaaatggtgccagaggaatGTTGGGAccttttggaaatgaaaaaaaaaattgaactgaaaaggttggaaatagaaaaagaaatggaaatgaacAAGTTTCaaatggaaatagaaaaagaaatggaaatgaacaagtttgagatggagaaggaaTAGAAAGAGAGATGGAAAGAGACAGAAATAGATAGAAAAAAGAATTGAAGAAATTGGAAGTTGACAGAGAAATTGCACTAAAAGAGCTTGAAAACCCTTCTCTACCCTCTGATTTTTCTTCTTTTGACATTGCAATGAGAAAGAagcagacaaatattttctacatttcctTGAGGGGCAAAATATCAAAAAAGATAATAACAAGCCATGGGGTAGAATTATTGCCCATAAGCGACACAAAACCCTTAGAAAGAAAGGGCAAAAACTCCCtccgaactacagaatctggggacttactctcacaaacaaaactctcctcagaaccacctggaaagaaaggcttagaCGCGACGGACACGAAAGCATTTGGGGAACTTGTAGCTTGATTTCTAAACTGGAGTTTTTGACAGGCAGAACTCAAATGTCCTGGCTTCTAATAACACGCACAAAgaggatcagaaccactggttgtcttaggcttagactgaaaagtatgtgactgcttgccactagaatttgaacctgttctaacaccactgtaacctgcatgtctTAAAGtcagaaaactttgtattaccAGAGGACCAAAAAGAACTCtcgtgagtcaaacaataatcatctgccaacactACTGCCTTATGTAAAACATCAACGTTTCGTTCATCCAAGTAAGTCTTAAGGTCAGAATGAACACTCTgtttgaaatcttccatcaaaactaactgtctcaaaccatcaaaatttgTGACCCACACCACCTGTCAaataatgtttccttttctctagcaaactctacaaaagtccCATTGTCCCTTTCGTGAGCATTTCTAAACTTCTGATGATAAGTCTCAGGCACTCAGAGAGTTCAGATAGTACAGAAAAGTTTGAGGATGAATTTCCGGGTATTTGTTCTTCTTGTGCAGTCACTCGTTCAATCTTGAAAGACCTTTCTTACAAAACTTCTTTGCCGAATGAatccatttatgatttgtcaggtactttcatggatcattctttgtgtgaggtagagacggatgacttatcttcaaagagtagtagctcttcaggTCTTCTTGATAAGTCTGATAGTTTGTGAGGTGGTGTtcacattctttccagagaACAGCATATTTGTGCACAGGGTGAAGACGTTGAGgcagaagttggctagtaagctgtttcttttgaggaggttagcaaggttacagtttgttattactacaaggaaTGTGTTCTGATAAGGAAATATAAGTCACCGGATATTCCTGCAGATgatgaatggaaattatatcatcAAAATGTGGTACCAAAAGTATTTCGAAagcatgtactttcattggcacGTGAAAGTTCCATGGCAGGTCATCTGGGTGTAACCAAAACATGTGAGAAGattttggcacatttcttttggcccaTTTTGAGACAggatgtggctgaattttgtaagaccagtcatgcatgccaaattgttggaaaaccaaatccCAAAATTCCTTCCACTCCCTAAAAACCTTTAccggcttttgaggaacctttcaaTAGAGTTATTATTGACTGTGTTGGTCCACTACgtaagactaagtctggtaatcagtatttgctcactatcatgtgtgcttctaccagattccatttcgtaggattgttgctcctgtgattgtcaaggctttgatcaagtttttcaccttaactggtttgccagatgttgttcagtgtGATCGGAGCTCAAactttatgtctaaggtgtttcaacaagctatgtaccagttaagtattaagcaagttaagtctagtgcttatcaCCCAGAGTCACAGTAAGCTTTAGagaggtttcatcaaactttgaaggatATGATCAAGACTTTTTGAGACAGAGTAAGATTGtgatgagggtgtgcatttattgttgtttgctgtcagggagtcagttcaggaaagtttagggtttagcccctttgagcttgtatttggtcacagtgtgcgTGGGGCACTGAAAGATTTAAAAGAACAACAGCTCAATGACAGTCCTGAGATCAGTCTGttagactatgtgtctacatttcGGGACAGACTTtcaaaagcaagtgagttggtTAGACAAAACTTCAAAAGTTTCACAAGCacaaatgaagcaaaactatgtcagaaagtcaaaagagagaaatgTTACatgtggtgagaaagtgttagttttgcttcccattcctggtcagccaagatatcaaggtccctgtgttgttgacaaaaaggttagcaACAAAGTCTATGTCATCCTGACGCCTAGCCATTGTAAACAAAAGAGGTTGTGTTATGTAAATATGATTAAGAAATACCAtgaccaaacatgtcaattgtattgccacactctccccagttactgaATGTACTGAAGACAATGTTGAACATGTTGACagcattgatgattgtgttagcaGTGTGAAATGTGATGACCTTAGTGATAATGCttcaccaaagttgagaaattctgaCGTGTTAGCtaccttgatgagaaactatcacatttgtCCATTGAACAGAAAGTTCAAACGTCAGATTTGAttcatgagttctctcacttatttcctcATGTGCCTTGTCGAACTGATGTTATTAGctatgatatagatgtaggtgatgctgtgcctgtaaaacaacaatcatatcggatgaatccagtgaaatGTAAAATTGTGTGgagtgaaatacatgctggacaatgacattattcaaCCCAGTCCAGTGACAGtccgtggagttcaccatgtgttcttgtgccgaaTAGTGGTGGTGGTTcgcgctgctgtgctgacatgaaagcgGTCAATGCACTCTCACGAACTCATTCGTATCCTATTCCGAGAGTGGACAATTGCATTGATTGCATTGGTCAAGCTAAATATATGTAAGTAAGTTTTACTTGCTGAAGGGCAGATTCCACTAACAGACTGTGCAAGGAATATGTCGGCATTTGTTACGCCAGATGGACTGCATCAATACAAAGTGATGctgtttggtctgaagaacacaCCAGCGACGTACCAGAGACTCATCAACAATGTGACATCAGGTCTTGACAGAGTTGAAGCTTACACggatgatgtcatcgattaTGACATGGAGTGGGAAGATCATCTAAAAAGAACTCGTGTTTTCTTCGAAAGACTGTCTGAGTCAAAATTGACTGTGAATCTGGCCAAGTGTGAATTTGGCAAGGCACAACTTGATtttttagggcatgttgtagaGCACGACCAGGTACAGCCAGCTAAAGTTGAaacaattgtacattttccagtgcCTAAGTCTGTGCCAGAAATCttgagattcttgggtatggcaggctgttacagaaagttttgtcaaaatgtctcAGTGTCAAAaccatactcatgaattctccagtattgcaggcaccaaaGTTTGAGAAA
This genomic stretch from Haliotis asinina isolate JCU_RB_2024 chromosome 4, JCU_Hal_asi_v2, whole genome shotgun sequence harbors:
- the LOC137282459 gene encoding monocarboxylate transporter 2-like; this encodes MPASRIIDRGYAWVILTVSWLQVVIAGLLYYSTGVITTAVLEDMKEGVVMSSWVGSTLLGTVMLTGPITSSLVNLMGCRLSSIIGGLLILVGMVIASFADSINILIASYGVVVGFGVSLMETAAIVITGHYFNKYRPLASGIQTSGAGWGMLIGAPLVRFLLDTLGLSGMFLIMGGVGANSCVCGMLMRPSPFENRRSSTSDNVLEQGENTNRHPLSYFVGRLKGIMNEFKQVLSNVSFLLYAISSAAWSLGESAFQIHLPNYAESKGTSPQRSAMLFSAMGISSMIARVLGGFAANDPAIDSLILYMGTVGVAGVTIMVFTLFSSSYLQQVIFSCLYGIYTGGPIALFNPITVTLLGVKRLATGYGAKNLFVGISLLLGPPFAGMVLEVSGSYDVTFLCLGATFVVASLLSLPISALKKTTQIKHHKETDIAVTVKSVCRESATDETSDNLEPMLTHRCGSLWRKSADTA